One genomic window of Candidatus Acidulodesulfobacterium acidiphilum includes the following:
- a CDS encoding EAL domain-containing protein has product MEKTENFNVDNLNTSQKMYDGLFRSFKSLETMYATLSEVNQIIVRAKDESILFSDICKRIINRGLFVDSFIVLFDSDLNIISSFYNEKSDYLKFLEGHLSTDEAKKGPLITSFTKSKIIINNDTLKNPYVEPWKEELARRGYLSSAAVPVVKKGKTIGVLSLYANEREFFKRETYNLLKEMMLDINYALDKIEDEKWHFMIRTALNSGSDFAIILDKYFKILFVNESAYKIFGYTADELISEHYSKIFEGGSGKESMAKRFLAAIISGEILTDIFAYKTKTGRDIYCYTTITPFFAAGNFSNGVTGGAVDAIEYYITTGKDITDEIKAEETIERLINFDPLTGFPNKKLLKEKIDEFIKDASYMSISNSSHCALVILNPVNFSLINHTYGFDAGSHILKEAGERIKKIIKNFDILARWDADKFAVFLKRLKFDEDALHIINRVLSVLNEPFYYLQDGEKKINISFNAGISVYSKDAGTAQAMFDQAESALLNAKSKGENAVSFFKKEFEESARKKVELKNGLSEAFEKNQFVLHYQPYFDVKTGSIKGAEALLRWRKDGMLVPLMEFIPFMEQSGIITKVENWILEDVSLNIKKWSDEGLKVVPISVNISPTSFADPNLKDNMHAALNKNGVNPNLFNLEIVERTFINNLDYSSKLLGSLKEKGFGLSIDDFGTGYSSLSYLADLPFDILKIDISFVRKMLADKHSRYIVETIIYLSKKLNMKSIAEGVETDEQFNLLKELGCDCIQGFLLSKPLEVEKFKTMLV; this is encoded by the coding sequence AACCTTAATACCTCGCAAAAAATGTACGACGGCTTGTTTCGTTCTTTTAAGTCGCTTGAAACTATGTATGCTACGCTGTCCGAAGTTAACCAGATTATAGTAAGGGCAAAAGACGAAAGTATTTTATTTTCCGACATATGTAAAAGAATAATCAACAGGGGATTATTCGTAGATTCTTTTATAGTTCTGTTTGACTCTGATCTTAATATAATATCCTCCTTTTATAACGAAAAAAGCGATTATTTAAAATTTCTGGAGGGGCATCTAAGTACCGACGAAGCTAAAAAAGGGCCGCTTATTACGTCTTTTACAAAATCAAAGATAATTATTAACAACGATACTTTAAAAAATCCTTACGTCGAACCTTGGAAAGAAGAACTTGCAAGGAGGGGTTATCTTTCTAGCGCAGCCGTCCCCGTCGTAAAAAAAGGAAAAACGATAGGCGTTCTTTCTTTATATGCAAACGAAAGAGAATTTTTTAAAAGAGAAACTTATAATTTGTTAAAAGAAATGATGTTGGATATAAATTATGCCCTCGATAAAATAGAAGACGAAAAATGGCATTTTATGATTCGCACCGCATTAAATTCCGGTTCGGATTTTGCTATTATTTTAGACAAATATTTCAAAATACTGTTTGTTAATGAAAGCGCATATAAAATATTCGGCTATACCGCAGACGAACTCATAAGCGAACATTATTCCAAAATATTTGAAGGCGGCTCAGGCAAAGAATCGATGGCAAAAAGATTTCTTGCCGCTATTATTTCAGGCGAAATTTTAACGGATATATTTGCTTATAAAACGAAAACCGGCCGCGATATATACTGTTATACGACGATTACTCCTTTTTTTGCTGCCGGTAATTTTTCTAACGGCGTTACCGGCGGCGCAGTCGACGCTATAGAATATTATATAACTACAGGCAAAGATATTACAGACGAAATAAAAGCCGAAGAAACTATAGAACGTTTGATAAACTTCGATCCGCTTACCGGTTTTCCAAATAAAAAACTGCTGAAAGAAAAAATAGACGAATTTATAAAAGATGCATCTTATATGAGTATTAGCAATTCTTCCCATTGTGCATTAGTTATATTAAACCCCGTTAATTTTTCTTTAATAAACCATACTTATGGTTTTGATGCAGGTAGTCATATATTAAAGGAAGCAGGCGAGAGGATAAAAAAAATTATAAAAAATTTCGATATTTTGGCAAGATGGGACGCAGATAAATTTGCCGTGTTTTTAAAACGCTTAAAATTTGACGAAGATGCCCTTCATATAATAAACAGAGTTTTGTCGGTTCTAAACGAACCGTTTTATTATTTGCAAGACGGCGAAAAAAAGATAAATATATCTTTTAACGCAGGAATATCCGTTTATTCTAAAGACGCCGGCACTGCGCAGGCTATGTTCGACCAAGCCGAATCGGCGCTGCTTAACGCAAAATCAAAGGGAGAAAATGCCGTAAGTTTTTTTAAAAAAGAATTTGAGGAATCTGCTCGAAAAAAAGTAGAATTAAAAAACGGTCTAAGCGAAGCTTTTGAAAAAAATCAATTCGTACTGCACTATCAGCCTTATTTTGACGTGAAAACCGGTTCGATAAAAGGAGCCGAAGCCCTTCTTCGGTGGCGTAAAGACGGAATGTTAGTTCCGCTGATGGAGTTTATACCGTTCATGGAACAGAGCGGGATAATTACTAAAGTTGAAAATTGGATTTTAGAAGACGTATCGCTTAACATTAAAAAGTGGTCGGACGAAGGCCTTAAAGTAGTACCTATTTCCGTTAATATATCTCCTACAAGTTTTGCCGACCCTAATTTAAAAGACAATATGCATGCGGCGCTTAATAAAAACGGCGTAAACCCTAATTTGTTTAATTTGGAAATCGTAGAAAGAACGTTTATAAATAACTTAGACTACTCTTCAAAACTTTTGGGAAGTTTAAAAGAAAAAGGATTCGGACTTTCCATAGACGATTTCGGAACAGGTTATTCTTCCCTTTCCTATCTTGCAGACCTTCCGTTCGATATACTTAAAATAGATATATCTTTCGTAAGGAAAATGCTTGCGGACAAACATTCCAGATATATAGTCGAAACCATAATCTATCTTTCCAAGAAATTAAATATGAAATCTATAGCGGAAGGCGTCGAGACCGACGAACAGTTTAACCTCTTGAAAGAATTAGGTTGCGATTGCATTCAGGGGTTTTTGCTTTCAAAACCTTTAGAGGTTGAAAAATTTAAAACAATGCTTGTTTAA
- the cobT gene encoding nicotinate-nucleotide--dimethylbenzimidazole phosphoribosyltransferase — translation MNNKERLFSIAKKIKPVNKKKFYKIAENRLNKLIKPKGSLGRLEDFAKDVVAITEEERPFLAYYNKEDKCLNLNKCVCVFAGDHGVVEEGVSLFKQDVTTQMVRNFLSGGAAINAIAASVGADVLVTDVGIKSDAPFQGDNFINGKVKNGAFNINKGPAMTENEAVESILKGIETADIVIKEKDAKICATGDMGIGNTTPASAVTCFYSKKSPELVCGKGTGVSAAVIKKKAAIIKKAIESNIRGGVNSDAVDVLAGVGGLEIGAIAGFIIGCALNRTPVVVDGFISTAGALIALNINQAVADYMFMGHLSEEKGHKTAVSLTGKTPILNLSMRLGEGTGAVIAMKIIETALDMYNNMLTFDEAGVIASKLNV, via the coding sequence ATGAATAATAAAGAACGTTTATTTTCTATTGCAAAGAAAATTAAACCGGTTAATAAAAAAAAGTTTTATAAAATTGCCGAAAACAGGCTGAATAAGCTGATTAAACCTAAGGGCAGCCTCGGCAGATTAGAGGACTTTGCAAAAGACGTAGTAGCTATAACGGAAGAAGAAAGGCCTTTTTTGGCTTATTATAATAAAGAAGATAAATGTTTAAATCTTAATAAATGCGTCTGCGTTTTTGCCGGAGACCACGGAGTCGTCGAAGAGGGCGTCAGTTTGTTTAAGCAGGACGTTACGACTCAAATGGTCAGGAATTTTCTTAGCGGCGGAGCCGCAATTAACGCCATAGCCGCTTCGGTCGGCGCCGATGTTTTAGTAACCGACGTAGGAATAAAAAGCGATGCGCCGTTTCAGGGAGATAATTTCATAAACGGAAAAGTAAAAAACGGCGCCTTTAATATTAACAAAGGTCCGGCAATGACGGAAAACGAAGCAGTAGAATCGATTTTAAAAGGAATAGAAACCGCCGATATAGTAATCAAGGAAAAAGATGCCAAAATATGCGCAACCGGCGATATGGGAATAGGTAATACGACGCCGGCTTCCGCGGTTACCTGCTTTTATTCAAAAAAATCTCCGGAACTCGTCTGCGGAAAAGGAACTGGTGTGAGCGCCGCCGTAATTAAGAAAAAAGCGGCAATTATTAAAAAAGCCATAGAATCTAATATAAGAGGCGGCGTAAATAGCGATGCCGTGGACGTCCTTGCCGGCGTCGGCGGACTGGAAATAGGCGCCATAGCCGGATTTATAATAGGGTGCGCTTTAAATAGGACGCCCGTAGTAGTGGACGGTTTTATTTCTACGGCAGGGGCTTTGATTGCTTTAAATATAAATCAGGCGGTTGCCGATTATATGTTTATGGGTCATCTTTCGGAAGAAAAAGGGCATAAAACGGCCGTTTCTCTTACCGGCAAAACCCCTATATTAAACCTTTCTATGAGGCTCGGCGAAGGAACCGGAGCAGTTATTGCTATGAAGATAATCGAAACGGCGCTCGATATGTATAATAATATGCTTACGTTCGACGAAGCGGGCGTTATAGCTTCAAAACTAAATGTTTAG
- a CDS encoding adenosylcobinamide-GDP ribazoletransferase, translating into MAILSEFLESVNFLTVFKFKNKKYDAVSRTELLIKSIKFFPAAGLFIGIITAFVFYVFNKFLPLYTSVLISIFCLYAVTGGLHFDGLSDTSDGFLAYLKSGDKNRFYKAMKDVNTGAAGNIAVIFYVLIMWSLIISANQTYSLYASLSSFLTFKHFYGIFSVFNFKFNFIYLVLLLFPAAGRYTIVVTSYFSETPENFKGIGTVFTEGTDTKTFLSASIIAFLIICLTAGLPGFFSILITILAVLLTSLYFKKKFGGVNGDMIGFTVKLSELVFVAALLEFHKILY; encoded by the coding sequence ATGGCTATATTGAGCGAATTTTTAGAGTCCGTAAACTTTTTGACCGTATTTAAATTCAAAAACAAAAAATACGATGCTGTTTCTCGGACGGAACTTTTAATAAAATCTATTAAATTTTTTCCCGCCGCAGGTCTTTTTATCGGTATTATAACAGCCTTCGTTTTTTACGTATTTAATAAATTTTTGCCCTTATATACCTCGGTTTTAATTTCGATATTTTGTCTTTATGCCGTTACCGGCGGTCTTCATTTCGACGGACTGTCGGATACTTCGGACGGTTTTTTAGCATATCTGAAAAGCGGAGATAAAAATAGATTTTATAAAGCTATGAAGGACGTCAATACCGGCGCCGCTGGAAATATTGCCGTTATTTTTTACGTTTTAATTATGTGGTCGCTCATTATATCGGCAAATCAAACATACAGCCTGTATGCATCCCTGTCTTCTTTTTTAACTTTTAAACATTTTTACGGAATTTTTAGCGTTTTTAATTTTAAATTTAATTTTATATATTTAGTTTTACTGCTTTTCCCCGCGGCGGGAAGATACACCATAGTAGTTACGTCTTATTTTTCGGAAACTCCGGAAAATTTTAAAGGAATCGGAACGGTTTTTACCGAAGGAACCGATACGAAAACGTTTTTATCCGCCTCAATTATTGCGTTTTTAATTATATGCCTTACGGCGGGGCTTCCAGGTTTTTTTTCTATTTTAATAACTATTCTCGCCGTTCTTCTGACGTCGCTGTATTTCAAAAAAAAATTCGGCGGGGTAAACGGAGATATGATAGGTTTTACCGTTAAATTATCTGAACTTGTATTTGTTGCGGCTTTGCTGGAATTTCATAAAATTCTGTATTGA
- a CDS encoding cobyrinate a,c-diamide synthase, translated as MFAVYFASDRSSSGKSTVTLAFSRKLKDEGYSLSIYKAGPDFIDPIILSKALNSEIQVKNLDPFLIPDRFLTEWFFKETPPEFGSTVNAGVNFNGLNFYGGESKKAFIAESAMGLYDGNSFKVAKKFKFPVVLVMDCKKISSTMASLIYGLKNYKKGINVCGVILNNISSERHYEIIRKEIKENVGGVEVFGYIKNDENIFSIKERHLGLVVPESGYKTEGGYEDAVEFCGEDRKEISGFEKTVVKIKDAVFKNIDFKFMVNILEKNSKDFIGLIKKQTDKNCGGNNKSYNDNSRCFTDSKGNKINEGCNNSNYKTGKSVSKIKIAVAFDEAFFFYYNFNFEILKSFGAEIVFFSPLKDRFLPSGIKAVYIGGGYPEIYAGALENNHSIKKEIYEFHKNNGIIYGECGGLMYLCEKISYKGESYGACGIFPFEASMDKGGLLLGYRTVRLTENTFLGEAGLTINGHEFHYSKLLPPAPASTGASAVHMSADSAGLKTTSSETAVKTVTEYESLSAPGIWKREGYNVLNTIGSYVHLSFYSNRLAAENIVKSAKNL; from the coding sequence ATGTTTGCGGTTTATTTTGCTTCAGACAGGTCGTCTTCAGGAAAGTCAACGGTTACTCTTGCTTTCTCCAGAAAATTAAAGGACGAAGGATATTCATTAAGCATTTATAAAGCCGGTCCGGATTTTATAGACCCCATTATACTTTCTAAAGCTTTAAATTCCGAAATTCAGGTTAAAAATTTAGACCCCTTTTTAATTCCAGACAGATTTTTAACGGAATGGTTTTTTAAAGAAACGCCCCCCGAATTCGGTTCGACCGTTAACGCAGGAGTAAATTTTAACGGCCTAAATTTCTACGGCGGAGAAAGCAAAAAAGCTTTTATAGCCGAAAGCGCAATGGGACTTTATGACGGAAATTCTTTTAAGGTAGCAAAAAAATTTAAATTTCCCGTCGTATTAGTCATGGACTGCAAAAAAATTTCTTCTACTATGGCATCTTTAATTTACGGATTGAAAAATTATAAAAAAGGCATAAACGTTTGTGGCGTTATCTTAAATAATATATCTTCCGAAAGGCACTATGAAATAATACGCAAAGAAATTAAAGAAAATGTTGGCGGAGTAGAAGTTTTCGGCTATATTAAAAACGACGAAAATATTTTTTCGATTAAAGAACGCCATCTCGGACTTGTAGTTCCGGAGAGCGGATATAAAACGGAAGGCGGGTATGAAGACGCCGTAGAATTTTGCGGCGAAGACAGAAAAGAAATAAGCGGGTTTGAAAAAACGGTCGTTAAGATAAAAGATGCGGTATTTAAAAACATAGATTTTAAATTTATGGTAAATATACTGGAAAAAAATTCTAAAGATTTTATCGGATTAATTAAAAAACAGACAGACAAAAACTGCGGCGGCAATAATAAATCCTATAACGATAATAGTCGGTGTTTCACAGATAGCAAAGGTAACAAAATTAACGAGGGCTGTAATAACAGCAATTATAAAACAGGCAAAAGCGTTTCAAAAATAAAAATAGCCGTAGCTTTCGACGAGGCTTTCTTTTTTTATTATAATTTTAATTTTGAAATACTAAAAAGTTTCGGAGCGGAAATCGTTTTTTTCAGCCCGTTAAAGGACAGGTTTCTGCCTTCGGGTATAAAAGCGGTTTACATAGGCGGCGGATATCCCGAAATTTATGCAGGCGCTTTGGAAAACAATCATTCCATAAAAAAAGAAATTTATGAATTCCATAAAAATAATGGTATAATATATGGCGAGTGCGGCGGACTTATGTATCTGTGCGAAAAAATTTCCTATAAAGGAGAAAGTTACGGCGCATGCGGAATTTTCCCTTTTGAAGCATCTATGGACAAAGGGGGATTGTTGCTGGGTTACAGGACTGTCAGGCTGACGGAAAATACGTTTCTTGGAGAAGCGGGTTTAACTATTAACGGGCATGAATTTCATTATTCAAAACTTCTGCCGCCTGCGCCTGCTTCAACCGGAGCGTCTGCTGTTCATATGTCGGCGGATTCGGCTGGGTTAAAGACGACGTCTTCCGAAACTGCGGTAAAAACCGTTACGGAATACGAAAGTTTAAGCGCTCCGGGCATATGGAAACGGGAAGGATACAATGTTTTAAATACTATAGGCAGTTACGTGCATCTGTCTTTTTATTCAAACAGGCTTGCTGCGGAAAATATAGTAAAATCGGCTAAAAATTTATAA
- the thiC gene encoding phosphomethylpyrimidine synthase ThiC yields MTEKEYALKNGGTNVYSEGTAYVASKENIEPENLKKNIINGKAVILHNKDKNKFVGIGKGLTTKINASIGTSTNHINIEEEVAKAFIAEKSGADTLMELSVGGDLDLIRREVLANTSLPVGTVPLYQAFREAIDVYKNPIKMPEELVFDVIEKQCADGISFMAIHSGLNMMSLERLKKQSYRYAGLVSKGGAYMIAWMIENNKENPLYERFEDVLKILKKYDTVLSLGNGLRAGATADSFDRAYMQELLINCELCDIARDYGVQVIVEGPGHIPIDEIEANVKIQKKMSGDAPFYVLGPLVTDVAAGYDHISSAIGGALSSSFGADFLCYVTPAEHLGLPSEEDVAIGVKSAKIAAHIGDMIKLKKTDDDLNISKARRDIDWEGQFRHSIDPEYSRSIFESKNNKDEIAGCSMCGEFCAPLRVKKYFRYEIKQGKKA; encoded by the coding sequence ATGACCGAAAAAGAATATGCGTTAAAAAACGGCGGTACGAATGTTTACTCCGAAGGAACGGCGTATGTCGCCTCTAAGGAAAATATAGAACCGGAAAATCTTAAAAAAAATATTATTAACGGCAAAGCGGTTATTTTACATAACAAAGATAAGAATAAATTCGTCGGAATAGGAAAAGGCTTGACGACTAAAATAAACGCAAGCATAGGAACTTCTACCAACCATATAAATATAGAAGAAGAGGTTGCGAAAGCCTTCATAGCCGAAAAATCGGGAGCCGATACTTTAATGGAGCTTAGCGTAGGCGGCGATTTAGACTTAATAAGAAGGGAAGTACTGGCGAATACTTCCCTTCCCGTAGGCACCGTTCCGCTTTATCAGGCTTTCAGGGAGGCGATAGACGTTTATAAAAATCCGATAAAAATGCCCGAAGAATTAGTTTTCGACGTGATAGAAAAGCAGTGCGCCGACGGAATTTCGTTTATGGCTATTCACTCCGGTTTAAACATGATGTCTTTAGAAAGATTAAAAAAGCAGTCTTACAGATATGCCGGTCTCGTTTCAAAAGGCGGAGCCTACATGATTGCATGGATGATAGAAAACAACAAAGAAAACCCTTTATACGAAAGATTTGAAGACGTACTTAAAATTTTAAAAAAATACGACACCGTTCTCAGCCTCGGCAACGGTTTGCGGGCGGGAGCGACGGCGGATTCTTTCGACAGGGCTTACATGCAGGAACTTCTTATAAACTGCGAACTTTGCGATATTGCAAGAGATTACGGAGTTCAGGTTATAGTCGAAGGTCCGGGTCATATTCCCATTGATGAAATAGAGGCAAACGTTAAAATTCAGAAGAAAATGTCGGGAGACGCTCCTTTTTATGTCCTCGGTCCTTTAGTAACGGATGTAGCCGCCGGTTACGACCATATATCTTCGGCGATAGGCGGAGCTCTTTCGTCTTCTTTCGGAGCCGATTTTCTTTGTTACGTTACTCCGGCAGAACATCTGGGACTGCCTTCCGAAGAGGACGTGGCTATAGGCGTAAAATCTGCAAAGATTGCGGCTCATATAGGAGATATGATAAAATTAAAAAAGACGGACGACGACTTGAATATTTCCAAGGCCAGAAGAGATATAGATTGGGAAGGGCAGTTCAGGCATTCTATAGACCCAGAATATTCAAGGAGTATTTTTGAATCTAAAAATAATAAGGACGAAATTGCCGGCTGCAGTATGTGCGGCGAGTTCTGCGCTCCTTTAAGGGTTAAAAAATATTTTAGATATGAAATCAAACAAGGAAAAAAAGCATAA